In the genome of Fusobacterium perfoetens, one region contains:
- a CDS encoding YchJ family protein gives MTNPKTALELMKARYEAYVSGDIDFIKKTHDPKTARGINWKDAEEWSKNSKWLGLEIIETVRGTQFDIDGIVEFKATYIDLTTNEEIVHHERSYFVKKGRHWYYKGWLPISE, from the coding sequence TTGACAAATCCAAAAACTGCTCTTGAACTTATGAAAGCTAGATATGAAGCATATGTATCTGGAGATATTGATTTTATAAAAAAGACTCACGATCCTAAAACAGCAAGGGGAATTAATTGGAAAGATGCTGAAGAATGGTCTAAAAATTCTAAATGGCTTGGACTCGAAATTATAGAAACTGTTCGTGGAACTCAATTTGATATTGATGGAATAGTTGAGTTTAAAGCAACATATATTGATCTTACAACAAATGAGGAAATAGTTCATCACGAAAGAAGTTACTTTGTAAAAAAAGGTCGTCATTGGTACTATAAAGGTTGGCTTCCAATCTCTGAATAA
- the kduD gene encoding 2-dehydro-3-deoxy-D-gluconate 5-dehydrogenase KduD encodes MLNEFSMDFFSLKGKVAIVTGGNTGLGQGYVVAFAKAGADLFVVTYDRDWEETRKLVEAEGRKIHFFQADLTDRAQVTASVEECKRVYGKIDILVNNAGTIRRAPLLEYKDSDWEAVMNINLNAVYYMSQDVAKVMVEQGSGKIINIASMLSFQGGKFVPPYTASKHGVAGITKAFANELACKNIQVNAIAPGYIKTANTAPIRADEKRNAEILSRIPADRWAEPFDLMGTVVFLASRAADYVNGHILAVDGGWLVR; translated from the coding sequence ATGTTAAATGAATTTTCAATGGACTTTTTCTCATTAAAAGGAAAAGTAGCAATAGTAACTGGAGGAAATACAGGATTAGGACAAGGATATGTAGTAGCTTTTGCAAAAGCTGGTGCAGATTTATTTGTAGTAACTTATGATAGAGATTGGGAAGAAACAAGAAAATTAGTAGAAGCAGAAGGAAGAAAAATTCACTTTTTCCAAGCTGACTTAACAGATAGAGCGCAAGTAACAGCTTCTGTAGAAGAATGTAAAAGAGTTTATGGAAAAATAGATATATTAGTAAATAATGCAGGAACAATAAGAAGAGCTCCATTATTAGAATACAAAGATTCTGACTGGGAAGCAGTAATGAACATAAACTTAAACGCTGTATACTATATGAGTCAAGACGTAGCAAAAGTAATGGTAGAACAAGGAAGCGGAAAAATAATCAATATAGCTTCAATGCTTTCATTCCAAGGAGGAAAATTTGTACCACCTTACACAGCAAGTAAACATGGAGTAGCAGGAATAACAAAAGCATTTGCAAATGAATTAGCTTGTAAAAATATCCAAGTAAACGCAATAGCACCAGGATATATAAAAACAGCAAACACAGCACCAATAAGAGCAGATGAAAAAAGAAATGCAGAAATATTATCAAGAATCCCAGCAGATAGATGGGCAGAACCATTTGATTTAATGGGAACAGTAGTATTTTTAGCAAGTAGAGCAGCAGATTATGTAAACGGACATATATTAGCAGTAGATGGTGGATGGTTAGTTAGATAA
- the kduI gene encoding 5-dehydro-4-deoxy-D-glucuronate isomerase has protein sequence MEIRYASSNKDAKHYDTARLREEYLIQDLFTPNNIKLVYSHYDRIIVGGACPTTEAIKLEGSKELGSNFFLERRELGVINVGGKGVISLDGVEYELDFKDAIYVGMGVKEVLFKGVDPENPPKFYMNSAPAHKAYPTKKIGLADARKVHLGSIETSNKRTINQYIHPDVLDSCQLVMGMTALEDGSVWNSMPCHTHDRRMEVYFYFDMAEDTRIFHLMGEPTETRHIVMKNDEAVISPSWSIHSGVGTGGYTFIWGMVGENQTFTDMDHVAMEDLR, from the coding sequence ATGGAAATTCGTTATGCTTCAAGTAACAAAGATGCAAAACATTATGATACTGCAAGATTAAGAGAGGAATATTTAATTCAAGATCTTTTTACACCAAATAATATAAAATTAGTTTATTCTCACTATGATAGAATCATTGTTGGAGGAGCTTGTCCAACAACTGAAGCTATAAAATTAGAAGGAAGTAAAGAATTAGGTTCTAATTTCTTTTTAGAAAGAAGAGAATTAGGAGTAATAAACGTAGGAGGAAAAGGAGTTATTTCTTTAGATGGTGTAGAATATGAATTAGATTTTAAAGACGCTATCTATGTAGGAATGGGAGTAAAAGAAGTTCTATTTAAAGGAGTAGACCCAGAAAATCCACCTAAATTCTATATGAACTCAGCTCCAGCGCATAAAGCTTATCCAACTAAAAAAATAGGATTAGCTGATGCGAGAAAAGTTCACTTAGGAAGTATAGAAACATCAAACAAAAGAACAATAAACCAATATATCCATCCAGATGTATTAGATAGTTGTCAATTAGTAATGGGAATGACAGCTTTAGAAGATGGATCAGTATGGAATAGTATGCCTTGTCATACTCATGACAGAAGAATGGAAGTATATTTCTACTTTGATATGGCAGAAGATACAAGAATATTCCACTTAATGGGAGAACCAACAGAGACAAGACACATAGTTATGAAAAATGATGAAGCTGTAATATCTCCATCTTGGTCAATCCACAGTGGAGTAGGTACAGGAGGATATACATTTATTTGGGGAATGGTAGGAGAAAATCAAACATTCACAGATATGGATCATGTTGCAATGGAAGATTTAAGATAA